In a single window of the Nocardioides sp. L-11A genome:
- a CDS encoding MaoC family dehydratase, producing MTVESNVGALKVGDRLPEWSLPITPTLVVSTAIATRDFQDVHHDRDIAQTAGSKDIFVNILTSTALCERYVTDWAGPDVQIRGIAIRLGAPAYPYDTFTFSGEVTAVEDGVATIKVVGAVSLGDHVIGTVTVLDPRGQAA from the coding sequence ATGACGGTCGAATCGAACGTGGGCGCGCTGAAGGTGGGAGACCGGCTTCCCGAGTGGAGCCTGCCCATCACCCCGACCCTGGTCGTCTCGACCGCGATCGCGACCCGCGACTTCCAAGATGTCCACCACGACCGCGATATCGCCCAGACGGCCGGCTCGAAGGACATCTTCGTCAACATCCTGACGTCCACGGCGCTGTGCGAGCGCTATGTGACCGACTGGGCAGGCCCCGACGTGCAGATCCGGGGGATCGCGATCCGGCTCGGCGCGCCGGCGTACCCCTATGACACCTTCACCTTCTCCGGCGAGGTGACTGCGGTCGAGGACGGCGTCGCGACGATCAAGGTGGTCGGCGCGGTCTCGCTCGGCGACCACGTGATCGGCACCGTCACTGTGCTCGATCCGAGGGGGCAGGCGGCATGA
- a CDS encoding OB-fold domain-containing protein, with the protein MSGPVRPVVNRDNAYFFEGTASHELRIQKCNACGVLRHPPGPACPDCGAFDRGHVVAAGTGTVFSYLVHHAPQVPGKELPLVVALLDLDEGVRMVAEMTGPVEIGDRAVVGWNVVDDDLTLPIWTKVDR; encoded by the coding sequence GTGAGCGGCCCGGTGCGCCCGGTCGTCAACCGGGACAACGCCTACTTCTTCGAGGGCACAGCGAGCCATGAGCTGCGCATCCAGAAGTGCAACGCGTGCGGCGTGCTGCGCCATCCGCCCGGCCCGGCCTGCCCGGACTGCGGCGCCTTCGACCGCGGCCATGTCGTGGCCGCCGGCACCGGCACCGTCTTCTCCTACCTCGTCCACCACGCCCCGCAGGTGCCCGGCAAGGAGCTGCCCCTGGTCGTGGCGCTGCTCGACCTCGACGAGGGCGTGCGGATGGTGGCCGAGATGACCGGTCCCGTCGAGATCGGGGACCGCGCGGTCGTCGGCTGGAACGTGGTCGACGACGACCTGACCCTCCCGATCTGGACGAAGGTGGACCGATGA